A genomic region of Burkholderia humptydooensis contains the following coding sequences:
- a CDS encoding Rieske 2Fe-2S domain-containing protein, protein MDHPGADREYERQLIACGLEQYEWVVRARQAAASSLPDWDARVEALLDGAGETASHFDRAAARYAAQTGEPVSLENARAFYAATMLRAVEHHADTDDWHLFCRLDEMPNVGDYVTGYAFQESMTAVRSGEREARVFLNVCPHRQTQIFQAAGSFDPHRHIRCPYHGWTFDVDGRCANAPGARHGEFGTDFRQQAFSLSCVPAVVDDGGGILVRKAVSRVSRRMAALYERVYFAFPDVKRPFVPDRFRVLLRIGFLAAEIRRARDPSILSVLRAELRQHLLTYPDIPAHYASLAKRSGEPTIDSADIADIGPRLASGPLRETMATWVYGDAELHALERDALVLPAWHFVGHAAELGDGERALTLDVSGERAYVSRGRDGAIRAERLIDIDRRTDDPARLRACGALAPIDVDLWQGLIFVRFAAGRGGVAAIWEHARMLAPYRIERMAPLIGKGWYDFAVEADAKILWENFLEMYHFPAAHRAMIRLFELSSQSDLLTLREPESARLSPVEARYRDALKCGATHGADEEARQRAMADGNAALSRPLQLTVFGSIPETAQTATMLGITVFPDHIQAMSFIPVGPRACSVKIRSYGHAADGALNVARQCNVEQLQIELVEEDIQLNYRSQVAASTRSYDRRGVFNDMEVSVADFQQLLRRALPVTRCVRRPRDGAIARVNQALRLRERDENGAPRSDGADAARRACAASATSAATPPSARRREAETLDALDALDTPAFVYDERALRDALSAMHALLGDSGCRLLYPLKPFSHAGALECIAPHVDGFAASSPFEAAFSRALLGRAGSIHLTTPALSDRDLGAIVDNCDYVALNSLSQWGRLHAAFAGRLSCGLRINPQYSVVADARYDPCRPHSKLGVPLDAMERAVADDPRALQGLQGIHFHTNCDSPDFGQLAETIDHIEKRLSRALDGLAWVNLGGGYIADNARNVDRFHACAKRLRERFGITLFVEPGAAIARAAGTIVASVVDLFDSGGTSVAVLDTTVNHYPEVFEYQFRPDVAGHHPAHEHAYLLAGASCLAGDLFGTCRFDAPLKVGSRVAFVNAGAYTLVKAHRFNGINMPTIYRRDETGRLAVVQRFSYEDFLRQNGGLDHAYP, encoded by the coding sequence ATGGACCACCCCGGGGCCGATCGAGAATACGAAAGACAACTGATTGCTTGTGGTCTTGAACAATACGAATGGGTCGTCCGCGCGCGCCAAGCGGCCGCATCGTCGCTGCCCGACTGGGACGCGCGAGTCGAAGCCCTGCTCGACGGCGCAGGCGAAACGGCCTCGCATTTCGATCGCGCAGCCGCTCGATACGCGGCGCAAACGGGCGAGCCTGTCTCGCTCGAGAATGCGCGCGCATTCTACGCGGCAACGATGCTGCGGGCGGTCGAACACCATGCCGACACCGACGACTGGCATCTCTTTTGTCGATTGGACGAGATGCCGAACGTCGGCGATTACGTGACGGGCTATGCGTTTCAGGAAAGCATGACGGCGGTCCGCTCGGGCGAGCGCGAGGCGCGCGTGTTCCTGAATGTTTGCCCTCATCGGCAGACGCAGATCTTTCAGGCTGCCGGCTCATTCGATCCGCATCGCCACATTCGATGCCCGTATCACGGCTGGACCTTCGACGTCGACGGACGCTGCGCAAACGCGCCGGGGGCGCGACACGGCGAGTTCGGCACGGATTTTCGCCAGCAAGCCTTTTCTCTGTCGTGCGTTCCGGCAGTCGTCGACGACGGCGGCGGCATCCTCGTGCGCAAAGCGGTCTCGCGCGTCAGCCGCCGAATGGCGGCGCTGTACGAGCGCGTGTATTTCGCGTTTCCCGATGTCAAGCGGCCGTTCGTGCCGGACCGGTTCCGCGTGCTGCTGCGCATCGGCTTCCTCGCGGCGGAGATTCGCCGTGCGCGTGATCCGTCTATCCTGTCGGTGCTTCGCGCCGAGCTTCGTCAGCACCTGCTGACGTATCCGGACATCCCGGCGCACTACGCGTCGCTCGCGAAACGAAGCGGCGAGCCGACGATCGATAGCGCCGACATCGCCGACATCGGGCCTCGGCTCGCGAGCGGACCGCTGCGCGAGACGATGGCCACCTGGGTATACGGCGACGCGGAGCTGCACGCGCTCGAAAGGGACGCGCTCGTCCTGCCCGCCTGGCATTTCGTCGGCCACGCGGCGGAGCTGGGCGACGGCGAACGCGCATTGACGCTCGACGTATCGGGCGAGCGCGCATACGTTTCTCGCGGCCGGGACGGCGCGATACGCGCCGAGCGCCTCATCGACATCGATCGCCGAACCGACGATCCGGCACGGCTGCGCGCGTGCGGCGCGCTCGCGCCGATCGACGTCGACCTCTGGCAAGGGCTGATATTCGTGCGGTTCGCGGCTGGCCGAGGCGGCGTCGCTGCTATCTGGGAGCATGCGCGAATGCTCGCCCCATACCGGATCGAGCGGATGGCGCCGCTCATCGGCAAGGGCTGGTACGACTTCGCCGTCGAAGCGGACGCGAAGATTCTGTGGGAAAACTTTCTCGAGATGTATCACTTCCCGGCGGCGCACCGGGCGATGATCCGCTTGTTCGAGCTGTCGAGCCAATCCGACCTGCTGACGCTGCGCGAACCGGAATCGGCGCGACTGTCGCCCGTCGAGGCGCGCTATCGCGATGCATTGAAGTGCGGCGCGACACACGGCGCCGACGAGGAAGCGCGGCAACGCGCGATGGCCGACGGCAACGCCGCCCTTTCGCGCCCGCTTCAACTGACAGTGTTCGGCTCGATTCCCGAAACGGCGCAAACGGCGACGATGCTCGGCATCACGGTCTTTCCCGATCACATCCAGGCGATGTCGTTCATTCCGGTCGGCCCGCGAGCGTGCAGCGTGAAGATCCGCAGCTACGGCCACGCGGCGGACGGCGCGCTGAACGTCGCCCGGCAATGCAATGTCGAGCAATTGCAGATCGAGCTCGTCGAGGAAGACATTCAACTCAATTATCGAAGCCAGGTTGCGGCATCGACGCGCAGTTATGATCGGCGCGGCGTATTCAACGACATGGAAGTGAGCGTCGCGGATTTCCAGCAATTGCTGCGGCGCGCCCTGCCCGTCACGCGCTGCGTTCGACGTCCGCGCGACGGCGCGATCGCGCGCGTGAATCAAGCGCTCAGGCTGCGCGAGCGCGACGAAAACGGCGCGCCTCGGAGCGATGGCGCGGATGCGGCCCGCCGCGCCTGCGCGGCCTCCGCGACCTCCGCCGCGACGCCACCGTCCGCCCGGCGACGCGAAGCCGAAACCCTCGATGCGCTCGATGCGCTCGACACGCCCGCATTCGTCTATGACGAACGCGCGCTGCGCGATGCATTGTCTGCGATGCACGCGCTGCTCGGCGACAGCGGCTGCCGCCTGCTGTATCCGCTGAAGCCGTTCTCGCACGCGGGAGCGCTCGAATGCATCGCGCCGCATGTCGACGGCTTCGCCGCATCTTCGCCGTTCGAGGCCGCGTTTTCGCGCGCGCTCCTCGGCCGGGCGGGCTCGATCCATCTCACGACGCCGGCGTTGAGCGACCGCGACCTCGGCGCGATCGTCGACAACTGCGATTACGTCGCGCTGAACTCGCTGTCGCAATGGGGTCGCCTGCATGCCGCGTTCGCGGGCCGCCTGTCGTGCGGCTTGCGGATCAATCCGCAATATTCGGTCGTGGCCGACGCGCGCTACGATCCGTGCCGGCCTCATTCGAAGCTCGGCGTGCCGCTCGACGCGATGGAACGCGCCGTCGCCGACGATCCGCGCGCGCTGCAGGGCCTGCAAGGCATTCATTTCCACACGAACTGCGACTCCCCCGATTTTGGTCAGCTTGCCGAAACGATCGATCACATCGAAAAGCGGCTCTCGCGCGCGCTCGACGGTCTCGCCTGGGTCAATCTGGGCGGCGGCTACATCGCGGACAACGCGCGAAACGTCGACCGGTTCCACGCGTGCGCAAAACGCCTGCGCGAGCGCTTCGGCATCACGCTGTTCGTCGAGCCGGGCGCGGCGATCGCGCGTGCGGCCGGGACGATCGTCGCGTCCGTCGTCGATCTGTTCGACAGCGGCGGCACGTCCGTCGCCGTGCTCGATACGACCGTCAATCACTACCCCGAGGTATTCGAATATCAGTTTCGGCCGGACGTCGCCGGCCATCATCCCGCGCACGAGCATGCGTACCTGCTGGCGGGCGCGTCGTGCCTCGCAGGGGACCTGTTCGGCACCTGTCGCTTCGACGCGCCGCTGAAGGTGGGCTCCCGCGTGGCGTTCGTGAACGCCGGCGCCTATACGCTCGTGAAAGCGCATCGCTTCAACGGCATCAACATGCCAACCATCTATCGCAGGGACGAAACCGGCAGGCTCGCGGTGGTCCAGCGGTTTTCCTACGAAGACTTTCTTCGCCAGAACGGGGGACTCGACCATGCATATCCATGA
- a CDS encoding TetR/AcrR family transcriptional regulator: MTATQKTDRADAPRAPAGRKSQQRVQDILRAGREVFAEKGYEHATAAEIAQRVGVSEATVFSYFRGKRELCARVIADWYDEIIDAFETGMSRDGSVRQQFAFIVRTHLRLMLVNGTGLCALVLSEGRAKQHALADELAALQRRYTAPLMDVLARGQATGQVRADMPLSLLRSMVFGPIEHVLWDAILGHRKLDTETTAEQLIDLLWTGLQPPAPENAALVRFRSDVADAMRRLDEACARAPREPAASRKAGKPA; the protein is encoded by the coding sequence ATGACCGCCACTCAGAAAACCGACCGCGCGGACGCGCCGCGCGCGCCCGCCGGCCGCAAGTCGCAGCAGCGCGTGCAGGACATCTTGCGCGCGGGACGCGAAGTCTTCGCGGAAAAAGGTTACGAGCACGCGACCGCGGCGGAGATCGCGCAGCGCGTCGGCGTGTCGGAGGCAACGGTGTTCAGCTACTTTCGCGGCAAGCGGGAGCTGTGCGCGCGCGTGATCGCCGATTGGTACGACGAAATCATCGATGCGTTCGAGACGGGGATGTCGCGCGACGGATCGGTGCGGCAGCAATTCGCGTTCATCGTCCGCACGCATCTGCGGCTGATGCTCGTGAACGGCACGGGCCTCTGCGCGCTCGTGCTCTCCGAGGGGCGCGCGAAGCAGCACGCGCTCGCCGACGAGCTGGCGGCCTTGCAGCGCCGCTACACGGCGCCGCTGATGGACGTGCTCGCGCGCGGACAGGCGACGGGACAGGTGCGCGCTGACATGCCGCTCAGCCTGCTGCGCTCGATGGTGTTCGGGCCGATCGAGCATGTGCTGTGGGACGCGATCCTCGGCCATCGGAAGCTCGACACCGAGACGACGGCCGAGCAGTTGATCGATCTGTTGTGGACGGGGCTGCAGCCGCCCGCGCCGGAAAACGCGGCGCTCGTGCGCTTTCGGAGCGACGTCGCGGACGCGATGCGGCGGCTCGACGAGGCGTGCGCGCGTGCGCCGCGCGAGCCGGCGGCGAGCCGCAAGGCGGGGAAGCCGGCGTAA
- a CDS encoding isovaleryl-CoA dehydrogenase, which translates to MSNLPGVNFMLGEDIEMLRDSIAHFAAKEIAPRAAEVDRTDQFPMDLWRKFGELGVLGMTVAEEYGGASLGYTAHMVAMEEISRASASVGLSYGAHSNLCVNQIHRNGTEAQKRKYLPKLISGEHIGALAMSEPNAGSDVVSMKLRADRRGDRYVLNGTKMWITNGPDCDTLVVYAKTEPEAGARGITAFIVEKGMKGFSVAQKLDKLGMRGSHTGELVFEDVEVPEENILGELNGGVKVLMSGLDYERAVLAGGPTGIMAACLDAVVPYVHDRKQFGQPIGEFQLIQGKIADMYTTFQACRAYLYAVGRHLDAGGSAHVRQVRKDCAGVILYTAEKATWMAGEAIQILGGNGYINEYPVGRLWRDAKLYEIGAGTSEIRRMLIGRELFAETA; encoded by the coding sequence ATGAGCAACCTGCCCGGCGTGAACTTCATGCTCGGTGAAGACATCGAGATGCTGCGCGATTCGATCGCGCATTTCGCCGCGAAGGAAATCGCGCCGCGCGCGGCCGAGGTCGATCGCACCGACCAGTTCCCGATGGACCTGTGGCGCAAGTTCGGCGAGCTGGGCGTGCTCGGGATGACGGTCGCCGAGGAGTACGGCGGCGCGAGTCTCGGCTACACCGCGCACATGGTCGCGATGGAGGAGATCTCGCGCGCGTCGGCGTCGGTCGGGCTGTCGTATGGCGCGCATTCGAATCTGTGCGTGAACCAGATCCACCGCAACGGCACCGAGGCGCAGAAGCGCAAGTATCTGCCGAAGCTGATCTCCGGCGAGCACATCGGCGCGCTCGCGATGAGCGAGCCGAACGCGGGCTCCGACGTCGTCAGCATGAAGCTGCGCGCGGACCGGCGCGGCGACCGCTACGTGCTGAACGGCACGAAGATGTGGATTACGAACGGTCCGGACTGCGACACGCTCGTCGTCTATGCGAAGACCGAACCGGAGGCCGGTGCGCGCGGCATCACCGCGTTCATCGTCGAGAAGGGGATGAAGGGCTTCTCGGTCGCGCAGAAGCTCGACAAGCTCGGCATGCGCGGCTCGCATACGGGCGAGCTCGTGTTCGAGGACGTCGAGGTGCCCGAAGAGAACATCCTCGGCGAGCTGAACGGCGGCGTGAAGGTGCTGATGAGCGGTCTCGACTACGAGCGCGCGGTGCTCGCGGGCGGCCCGACGGGCATCATGGCCGCGTGTCTCGACGCGGTCGTCCCGTACGTTCACGACCGCAAGCAGTTCGGCCAGCCGATCGGCGAATTCCAACTGATCCAGGGCAAGATCGCCGACATGTACACGACGTTCCAGGCATGCCGCGCGTATCTGTACGCGGTCGGCCGGCATCTCGATGCGGGCGGCAGCGCCCACGTGCGCCAGGTGCGCAAGGATTGCGCGGGCGTGATTCTCTACACCGCGGAAAAAGCGACGTGGATGGCGGGCGAGGCGATCCAGATCCTCGGCGGCAACGGCTACATCAACGAATATCCGGTCGGCCGCCTGTGGCGCGACGCGAAGCTCTACGAGATCGGCGCCGGCACGAGCGAGATCCGCCGGATGCTGATCGGCCGCGAGCTGTTCGCGGAAACGGCCTGA
- a CDS encoding carboxyl transferase domain-containing protein, producing the protein MPIIESKLNPRSDEFRANAAALEALVADLREKIDRLALGGGQAARDKHLSRGKLLPRERIAQLLDPGTPFLELSQLAAYGMYNDDAPGAGIVTGIGRIAGRECVIVCNDATVKGGTYYPVTVKKHVRAQEIAAENRLPCVYLVDSGGANLPNQDDVFPDRDHFGRIFFNQANLSAAGIAQIAVVMGSCTAGGAYVPAMSDESIIVRNQGTIFLGGPPLVKAATGEEVSAEDLGGGDVHTRLSGVADHLAQNDAHALAIARTIVGNLGARHGASLAMREPLPPRYDAKSLYGVIPVDTRKPFDVREVIARIVDDSAFDEFKARYGTTLVTGFAHIWGHPVGIVANNGILFSESATKGAHFIELCCQRKTPLVFLQNITGFMVGRKYENEGIARHGAKMVTAVSTAKVPKFTVIIGGSFGAGNYGMCGRAFGPRFLWMWPNARISVMGGEQAASVLATVRRDGIEAKGGEWSAQDEEAFKQPIRDQYERQGHPYYASARLWDDGVIDPAQTRDVLGLGLAAAMNAPIEDTRFGVFRM; encoded by the coding sequence ATGCCGATCATCGAATCCAAGCTGAACCCGCGTTCCGACGAATTCCGCGCGAACGCCGCGGCCCTCGAGGCGCTCGTCGCCGACCTGCGCGAGAAGATCGACCGGCTCGCGCTCGGCGGCGGGCAGGCCGCGCGCGACAAGCATCTGTCGCGCGGCAAGCTGCTGCCGCGCGAGCGGATCGCGCAACTGCTCGATCCGGGCACGCCGTTCCTCGAGCTGTCGCAACTCGCCGCATACGGGATGTACAACGACGACGCGCCGGGCGCGGGCATCGTCACCGGCATCGGCAGGATCGCCGGCCGCGAGTGCGTGATCGTCTGCAACGACGCGACGGTCAAGGGCGGCACCTACTACCCGGTCACCGTGAAGAAGCACGTGCGCGCGCAGGAGATCGCGGCCGAGAACCGGCTGCCGTGCGTGTACCTCGTCGATTCGGGCGGCGCGAACCTGCCGAATCAGGACGACGTGTTTCCCGACCGCGACCACTTCGGCCGGATCTTCTTCAATCAGGCGAACCTGTCGGCGGCGGGCATCGCGCAGATCGCGGTGGTGATGGGCTCGTGCACCGCGGGCGGCGCGTACGTGCCCGCGATGAGCGACGAGTCGATCATCGTCAGGAACCAGGGCACGATCTTTCTCGGCGGGCCGCCGCTCGTGAAGGCCGCGACGGGCGAGGAAGTGAGCGCCGAGGATCTCGGCGGCGGCGACGTGCACACGCGCCTGTCCGGCGTCGCCGATCATCTCGCGCAGAACGACGCGCACGCGCTCGCGATCGCGCGCACGATCGTCGGCAACCTGGGCGCGCGCCACGGCGCGTCGCTTGCGATGCGCGAGCCGCTGCCGCCGCGCTACGACGCGAAGAGCCTGTACGGCGTGATTCCCGTCGATACGAGGAAGCCGTTCGACGTGCGCGAGGTGATCGCGCGGATCGTCGACGATTCGGCGTTCGACGAATTCAAGGCGCGCTACGGCACGACGCTCGTCACGGGCTTCGCGCACATCTGGGGGCACCCGGTCGGGATCGTCGCGAACAACGGCATTCTGTTCTCCGAATCGGCGACGAAGGGCGCGCACTTCATCGAGCTGTGCTGCCAGCGCAAGACTCCGCTCGTGTTCCTGCAGAACATCACGGGCTTCATGGTCGGCCGCAAGTACGAGAACGAGGGCATCGCGCGCCACGGCGCGAAGATGGTGACGGCCGTGTCGACCGCGAAGGTGCCGAAGTTCACGGTGATCATCGGCGGCTCGTTCGGCGCGGGCAACTACGGGATGTGCGGCCGCGCGTTCGGCCCGCGCTTTTTATGGATGTGGCCGAACGCGCGGATTTCGGTGATGGGCGGCGAGCAGGCGGCGTCGGTGCTCGCGACCGTGCGCCGCGACGGGATCGAGGCGAAGGGCGGCGAATGGTCGGCGCAGGACGAGGAGGCGTTCAAGCAGCCGATTCGCGACCAGTACGAGCGCCAGGGCCATCCGTACTACGCGAGCGCGCGCCTGTGGGACGACGGCGTGATCGACCCCGCGCAGACGCGCGACGTGCTGGGCCTCGGCCTTGCCGCCGCCATGAACGCGCCGATCGAGGACACGCGCTTCGGCGTGTTCCGGATGTGA
- a CDS encoding enoyl-CoA hydratase/isomerase family protein, translating into MRYETIEVTDDGRVATVTLARPDVRNAFNETMIAELTTAFDRIDAHASLRAVVLAARGPAFCAGADLNWMKKMAGFSDDENRADARRLARMLDAVYRCAKPVIARVHGDAYAGGVGLVAACDIAIAAEDVKFCLSEARLGLIPATIAPYVVRAMGERAARRYFATAEAFDCAKAAQLGFVHERVPAGALDASVAKLAEALCANGPQAVRACKTLVRDVAGRALDAALIEQTAGWIAKTRAGAEAREGVASFLEKRTPSWRA; encoded by the coding sequence ATGCGCTACGAAACGATCGAAGTGACCGACGACGGCCGTGTCGCGACCGTCACGCTCGCGCGCCCCGACGTGCGCAATGCGTTCAACGAGACGATGATCGCCGAGCTGACCACCGCGTTCGACCGGATCGACGCGCATGCGTCGCTGCGCGCGGTCGTGCTCGCCGCGCGCGGCCCCGCGTTCTGCGCGGGCGCGGACCTGAACTGGATGAAGAAGATGGCGGGCTTCTCCGACGACGAGAACCGCGCCGACGCGCGCCGGCTCGCGCGGATGCTCGATGCGGTCTACCGCTGCGCGAAGCCCGTGATCGCGCGCGTGCACGGCGACGCTTACGCGGGCGGCGTCGGGCTCGTCGCCGCGTGCGACATCGCGATCGCCGCCGAGGACGTGAAGTTCTGCCTGTCCGAGGCGCGTCTCGGGCTGATCCCGGCGACGATCGCGCCTTACGTCGTGCGCGCGATGGGCGAGCGCGCCGCGCGCCGCTATTTCGCGACGGCCGAGGCGTTCGACTGCGCGAAGGCCGCGCAGCTCGGCTTCGTGCACGAGCGCGTGCCGGCCGGCGCGCTCGATGCGAGTGTCGCGAAGCTCGCCGAAGCGCTGTGCGCGAACGGCCCGCAGGCGGTGCGTGCGTGCAAGACGCTCGTGCGTGACGTCGCGGGCCGCGCGCTCGACGCCGCGCTGATCGAGCAGACCGCCGGCTGGATCGCGAAGACGCGCGCGGGCGCGGAGGCGCGCGAAGGCGTCGCGTCGTTCCTCGAGAAGCGCACGCCGTCGTGGCGCGCGTGA
- a CDS encoding acetyl-CoA carboxylase biotin carboxylase subunit: MFDKILIANRGEIACRVAATCRRLGIASVAVYSDADAHAKHVAACDEAVHIGGAAAADSYLRIERIIDAARATGAQAIHPGYGFLSENEDFARACEDAGIVFVGPPVEAIAAMGSKAAAKALMHAAAVPLVPGYHGDDQAPALLQREADRIGYPVLLKASAGGGGKGMRVVERAADFAAALASCQREAAASFGNDRVLIEKYLQRPRHVEVQVFGDAHGNAVYLFDRDCSVQRRHQKVLEEAPAPGLAHELRQAMGEAAVAAARAVGYVGAGTVEFIMTDDAFYFMEMNTRLQVEHPVTEMVTGLDLVEWQLRVAAGEPLPLRQPELHVRGHAIEARLYAENPARGFLPSTGRLKHLRFPAGVEFDVGAAVRIDSGVREGDAITPFYDPMIAKLIVHGDTRAQALAMLGRALRECEVVGLHTNAEFLQRIVASRPFADADLDTGLIERHRDALFAPQPAPAAALGLACAALLARERAAAGAGGAASPWAALPNWRLNAGYRRTIGWRALDDDAMLEVRYLERGGVQSLEVGGIAKPFAWSRGAGPLDFDVTLGGVRASGRVHVDGDTFHVFCQGVARAFEWRNLLAHAADSTEGEGRLTAPMPGKVIAVLVEPGQKVEQGDPLIVMEAMKMEHTIGAPAAGVVAEVLYAVGDQVADGAQLLVMGQA; the protein is encoded by the coding sequence ATGTTCGACAAGATCCTGATCGCCAATCGCGGCGAAATCGCCTGCCGGGTCGCCGCGACCTGCCGGCGCCTCGGCATCGCGAGCGTCGCGGTCTATTCGGATGCCGACGCGCACGCGAAGCACGTCGCCGCATGCGACGAGGCCGTGCACATCGGCGGCGCGGCGGCCGCCGACAGCTACCTGCGGATCGAGCGCATCATCGACGCCGCGCGCGCGACGGGTGCGCAGGCGATTCACCCCGGCTACGGCTTCCTGTCCGAGAACGAAGATTTCGCGCGCGCGTGCGAGGACGCGGGGATCGTGTTCGTCGGCCCGCCTGTCGAGGCGATTGCAGCGATGGGCTCGAAGGCGGCCGCGAAGGCGCTGATGCACGCGGCCGCGGTGCCGCTCGTGCCCGGCTATCACGGCGACGATCAGGCTCCCGCGCTGCTGCAACGCGAAGCGGACCGCATCGGTTATCCGGTGCTGCTGAAGGCGAGCGCGGGCGGCGGCGGCAAGGGGATGCGCGTCGTCGAGCGCGCGGCCGATTTCGCGGCGGCGCTCGCGTCGTGCCAGCGCGAGGCCGCGGCGAGCTTCGGCAACGATCGCGTGCTGATCGAGAAATACCTGCAGCGGCCGCGCCACGTCGAAGTGCAGGTGTTCGGCGACGCGCACGGCAACGCGGTCTATCTGTTCGACCGCGACTGCTCGGTGCAGCGCCGCCACCAGAAGGTGCTCGAGGAAGCGCCCGCGCCGGGCCTCGCGCACGAGCTCAGGCAGGCGATGGGCGAGGCGGCCGTCGCGGCCGCGCGCGCGGTCGGCTATGTCGGCGCGGGCACCGTCGAATTCATCATGACGGACGACGCGTTCTACTTCATGGAGATGAACACGCGCCTGCAGGTCGAGCATCCGGTCACGGAGATGGTGACGGGGCTCGATCTCGTCGAATGGCAACTGCGCGTCGCGGCGGGCGAGCCGCTGCCGCTGCGGCAGCCGGAACTGCACGTGCGCGGGCACGCGATCGAGGCGCGCCTGTATGCGGAGAACCCGGCGCGCGGCTTCCTGCCGTCGACGGGGCGCCTGAAGCATCTGCGCTTCCCGGCGGGCGTCGAGTTCGATGTCGGCGCGGCCGTGCGAATCGACAGCGGCGTGCGCGAAGGCGACGCGATCACGCCGTTCTACGACCCGATGATCGCGAAGCTGATCGTCCACGGCGACACGCGCGCGCAGGCGCTCGCGATGCTCGGTCGCGCGCTGCGCGAATGCGAAGTGGTCGGCTTGCACACGAATGCGGAGTTCCTGCAGCGGATCGTCGCGAGCCGGCCGTTCGCCGACGCGGATCTCGACACCGGGCTGATCGAGCGCCACCGCGACGCGCTGTTCGCGCCGCAGCCGGCGCCCGCGGCGGCGCTCGGCCTCGCGTGCGCGGCGCTGCTCGCGCGCGAGCGGGCGGCGGCGGGCGCGGGCGGCGCGGCGTCGCCGTGGGCCGCGCTGCCGAACTGGCGGCTGAACGCCGGCTACCGGCGCACGATCGGATGGCGCGCGCTCGACGACGACGCGATGCTCGAGGTCCGCTACCTGGAGCGCGGCGGCGTGCAGTCGCTTGAAGTCGGCGGCATCGCGAAGCCGTTCGCGTGGTCGCGCGGCGCGGGGCCGCTCGACTTCGACGTGACGTTGGGCGGCGTGCGCGCGAGCGGGCGCGTGCATGTGGACGGCGATACGTTCCACGTGTTCTGCCAGGGCGTCGCGCGCGCGTTCGAGTGGCGCAACCTGCTCGCGCACGCGGCCGATTCGACGGAAGGCGAGGGCCGGCTCACCGCGCCGATGCCGGGCAAGGTGATCGCGGTGCTCGTCGAGCCGGGGCAGAAGGTGGAGCAGGGCGATCCGCTCATCGTGATGGAGGCGATGAAGATGGAGCACACGATCGGCGCGCCGGCGGCGGGCGTCGTCGCCGAGGTGCTGTACGCGGTCGGCGATCAGGTGGCGGACGGCGCGCAATTGCTCGTGATGGGACAGGCTTGA
- a CDS encoding DUF2827 domain-containing protein, which produces MTSPVDLNGLRIGITIGLREPNESLWINGIKQNALFLAKLLMKSSRGYRVTIVNTTGVPITDALPWDRRIFDTRSFTDMKDSLDVLIELGGQIDGEQTAYLKARGVKLVSYCCGFEYIHATQSILFGRRMWETLFINRGYDEIWAIPQIAPSSLPFLQSLRRAPGRVVPFVWDPMFLAERTRLMHERGEYRPSGKRAKRLTVMEPNHDVVKFCVYPMLIIDEAYRRDPDAIAFTHVTNADRLARDSPEFVMLMNYLEVVRASKASFVGRFDTPTFLAEHTDVVVSHQWENPLNYFYFDVCWQGYPLVHNAHLVPDIGYYYPDNDVQTGTEALMRVLREHDDDWEGYAARQRSLLRRYTSKNPTLVAEYDTLLANLVNNGR; this is translated from the coding sequence ATGACATCCCCTGTCGATTTGAACGGCCTGCGCATCGGTATCACGATCGGTCTGCGCGAGCCGAACGAGAGCCTTTGGATCAACGGCATCAAGCAGAACGCGCTGTTTCTCGCGAAGCTGCTGATGAAATCGTCGCGCGGCTATCGGGTGACGATCGTCAACACGACCGGCGTGCCGATCACCGACGCGCTGCCGTGGGACCGCCGGATCTTCGACACCCGCTCGTTCACCGACATGAAGGATTCGCTCGACGTGCTGATCGAGCTCGGCGGCCAGATCGACGGCGAGCAGACCGCTTACCTGAAGGCGCGCGGCGTGAAGCTCGTCAGCTACTGCTGCGGCTTCGAGTACATCCACGCGACGCAGTCGATCCTGTTCGGCCGCCGGATGTGGGAAACGCTCTTCATCAACCGCGGCTACGACGAGATCTGGGCAATTCCGCAGATCGCGCCGTCGTCGCTGCCGTTCCTGCAATCGCTGCGGCGCGCCCCAGGGCGCGTCGTGCCGTTCGTCTGGGACCCGATGTTCCTCGCCGAGCGCACGCGCCTCATGCACGAGCGCGGTGAGTACCGGCCGAGCGGCAAGCGCGCGAAGCGGCTCACGGTGATGGAGCCGAACCACGACGTCGTCAAGTTCTGCGTGTATCCGATGCTGATCATCGACGAAGCGTATCGGCGCGACCCGGACGCGATCGCGTTCACGCACGTGACGAACGCCGACCGGCTCGCGCGCGACAGCCCGGAATTCGTGATGCTGATGAATTATCTGGAGGTCGTCCGCGCGAGCAAGGCGAGCTTCGTCGGCCGCTTCGATACGCCGACCTTCCTCGCCGAGCATACGGACGTCGTCGTGTCGCACCAGTGGGAGAACCCGCTCAACTACTTCTATTTCGACGTCTGCTGGCAGGGCTATCCGCTCGTCCACAACGCGCATCTCGTGCCGGACATCGGCTACTACTATCCGGACAACGACGTGCAGACGGGCACGGAAGCGCTGATGCGCGTGCTGCGCGAGCACGACGACGACTGGGAAGGCTACGCGGCGCGGCAGCGCAGCCTGCTGCGCCGCTATACGTCGAAGAATCCGACGCTCGTCGCCGAATACGACACGCTGCTCGCGAATCTCGTCAACAACGGGCGCTGA